One stretch of Streptomyces sp. R21 DNA includes these proteins:
- a CDS encoding bifunctional UDP-sugar hydrolase/5'-nucleotidase codes for MPVNPMDRREFVKKSAVTGAAVVAAGAVGAAPAQAADRKPEHTPRTWSFSILGTTDLHSHVFDWDYYTDAAYKDSKGNSVGVARVATLIKQQRAAKGEHRVLLVDAGDIIQGTSLAYYYAKVDPITGTDGHKGPKHPMAVAMNAMKYDAAALGNHEFNYGIDTLRKFESQCHFPLLGANALDAKTLRPAFHPYTVKRICVPGAPDIKVGILGLTNPGIALWDKDNVAGKMVFPGLVEQAKKYVPRLRALGCDVVFLTDHSGLDGSSSYGSELPYVENASNLVAEQVPGIDAILVGHTHTEVSSYTVTNKETGKDVVLSEPYCYGMRLTVFDFELELVHGQWKVTSTKAQTLNSNTVDEDAEITGLLKADHDLVVKYVNTPVGTCTADLSAAESCWKDVPIMDFIHLVQAKAVAAGLSTADAALPLISVAAPFSRTADIPQGDVTIRDVAGLYIYDNTLYGKKLTGAQLKDYLEYAAKYYHQVPSGTKVDTATVTNANSFWDYMYDTAAGVDYDIDIAQPEGSRIKNLSYKGAAVTADQVFVVAVNNYRANGGSGYPHIASADIAYSSTDQIRQLMIDYVTSKGTLDPADFAAANWKLTQDGTPVF; via the coding sequence ATGCCCGTCAACCCCATGGACCGCCGGGAGTTCGTGAAGAAGTCGGCCGTCACCGGTGCGGCCGTCGTCGCGGCGGGAGCCGTTGGCGCCGCGCCCGCGCAGGCCGCCGACCGTAAGCCCGAACACACGCCCCGCACCTGGTCGTTCTCCATCCTGGGCACCACGGACCTGCACAGTCATGTCTTCGACTGGGACTACTACACGGACGCCGCCTACAAGGACAGCAAGGGCAACTCCGTGGGGGTCGCCCGCGTCGCCACGCTCATCAAGCAGCAGCGCGCCGCCAAGGGCGAGCACCGCGTACTCCTTGTCGACGCGGGCGACATCATCCAGGGCACGTCCCTCGCGTACTACTACGCGAAGGTCGACCCCATCACGGGAACCGACGGCCACAAGGGCCCGAAGCACCCCATGGCGGTCGCGATGAACGCCATGAAGTACGACGCCGCCGCGCTCGGCAACCACGAGTTCAACTACGGCATCGACACGCTCCGCAAGTTCGAGAGCCAGTGCCACTTCCCCCTCCTGGGTGCCAACGCCCTCGACGCGAAGACGCTCCGCCCCGCCTTCCACCCGTACACGGTGAAGCGGATCTGTGTGCCCGGCGCCCCCGACATCAAGGTCGGCATCCTCGGTCTGACGAACCCCGGAATCGCCCTGTGGGACAAGGACAACGTCGCCGGGAAGATGGTGTTCCCGGGCCTCGTCGAGCAGGCGAAGAAGTACGTTCCGCGGCTGCGCGCCCTCGGCTGCGACGTCGTCTTCCTCACCGATCACTCGGGCCTGGACGGCAGTTCGTCGTACGGCAGTGAACTCCCGTACGTCGAGAACGCGTCGAACCTCGTCGCCGAGCAGGTCCCCGGCATCGACGCGATCCTGGTCGGTCACACGCACACCGAGGTCTCCTCCTACACGGTGACCAACAAGGAGACCGGCAAGGACGTCGTCCTCTCCGAGCCGTACTGCTACGGCATGCGCCTGACCGTCTTCGACTTCGAGCTCGAACTCGTCCACGGGCAGTGGAAGGTGACGAGCACCAAGGCGCAGACCCTCAACAGCAACACGGTCGACGAGGACGCGGAGATCACGGGGCTCCTCAAGGCCGACCACGACCTGGTCGTGAAGTACGTCAACACACCGGTGGGCACCTGCACGGCGGACCTCTCCGCCGCCGAGTCCTGCTGGAAGGACGTGCCGATCATGGACTTCATCCACCTGGTCCAGGCGAAGGCGGTCGCCGCCGGCCTCTCCACGGCCGACGCCGCGCTCCCGCTGATCTCCGTCGCCGCGCCCTTCAGCCGCACCGCCGACATCCCGCAGGGCGACGTCACGATCCGCGACGTCGCGGGCCTCTACATCTACGACAACACCCTGTACGGCAAGAAGCTCACCGGCGCCCAGCTCAAGGACTACCTGGAGTACGCGGCGAAGTACTACCACCAGGTCCCGTCCGGCACGAAGGTCGACACGGCGACCGTGACGAACGCCAACAGCTTCTGGGACTACATGTACGACACGGCCGCGGGCGTCGACTACGACATCGACATCGCGCAGCCGGAGGGCTCCCGCATCAAGAACCTCTCCTACAAGGGCGCGGCCGTCACGGCCGACCAGGTCTTCGTCGTCGCCGTCAACAACTACCGCGCCAACGGCGGCAGCGGCTACCCGCACATCGCCTCCGCCGACATCGCCTACAGCTCGACGGACCAGATCCGCCAACTGATGATCGACTACGTGACGTCCAAGGGCACCCTGGACCCGGCGGACTTCGCAGCCGCCAACTGGAAGCTGACGCAGGACGGCACGCCGGTCTTCTAG
- a CDS encoding dolichyl-phosphate beta-glucosyltransferase: MSATATSDVIEDMPATAVDLTVVVPAYNEEKRLGPTLEAITGYLRDTETDWELIVVDDGSTDGTRDVVTAASALDPRIQLVTSPRNRGKGHALRLGVCASYGRRVLVTDADLAAPIEELERLDKALADGQAAAIGSRATAGASIEARQHRLREFLGRAGNFLIRSVAVPGIRDTQCGFKLFDGDRAREAFAASRLNGWGIDVEVLQHFRRSGWPVAEVPVRWAHQPGSKVRPLDYGRVLAELTLLKIRSVRPADVLAATLFLLMAVALYSGRWAGPGHRYLPDSLQDQNQWEWFFAVTADNVRHLHNPLFTTLQGFPDGVNLMANTVMLGLSVPFAPITLLFGPAISLTLVMTLGLAATAAAWYWLIVKRVVRHRVAAFFGAALAAFAPPMVSHANAHPNFMILFMVPLIIDRALRLCAGTRVVRDGIVLGLMAAYQVFLGEEPLLLASMGMGLFALGYGVVRRDVAKESWRPLLNGLAIAGAVCLPLILLPLYWQFAGPQSYKSVLHGDNAGNSPLALLSFAERSLVAGNAETANALSLNPTEQNAFYGWPLAVFAFAVVIRLWEQALVKALAFTTLAAAVLSLGPRFRIPLTDAVLPGPWALLAHKPLFESVIEGRVAMICAPALGMLVAIAIERLGRVRGLGTQYVGFVAVAAALIPLVPAPLKTVDRVDVPAFIADGTWQTYIGEGESLVPVPLPDPGNAEALHWQTAANLGFRLPGGYFNGPYGKDRIGIYGAAPRFTSNLLRDIRYTGRAPVIGKNWQAQAKRDFAFWKAGALVLAPGANDTLLRRSVDKLVGRPGKWVDGVWVWDLHTGN, translated from the coding sequence ATGAGCGCGACCGCCACTTCCGACGTCATAGAGGACATGCCGGCCACCGCCGTCGACCTGACGGTCGTCGTTCCCGCGTACAACGAGGAGAAGCGCCTCGGCCCGACGTTGGAGGCGATCACCGGATACCTCCGCGACACCGAGACCGACTGGGAGCTGATCGTCGTCGACGACGGCTCCACGGACGGCACCCGCGACGTCGTCACCGCCGCGTCCGCACTCGACCCGCGCATCCAGCTCGTCACCAGCCCCCGCAACCGCGGCAAGGGCCACGCCCTGCGCCTGGGCGTCTGCGCCTCCTACGGCCGCCGGGTGCTGGTCACCGACGCCGACCTGGCCGCGCCGATCGAGGAGCTGGAGCGGCTCGACAAGGCGCTGGCGGACGGGCAGGCGGCGGCGATCGGCTCGCGGGCGACCGCGGGCGCGTCGATAGAGGCGCGCCAGCACCGGCTGCGCGAGTTCCTCGGCCGCGCCGGGAACTTCCTGATACGCAGCGTCGCGGTGCCCGGCATACGCGACACCCAGTGCGGCTTCAAGCTCTTCGACGGCGACCGCGCCCGCGAGGCGTTCGCCGCTTCCCGGCTCAACGGCTGGGGCATAGACGTCGAGGTCCTCCAGCACTTCCGCCGCTCCGGCTGGCCGGTCGCCGAGGTCCCGGTCCGCTGGGCGCACCAGCCCGGCTCGAAGGTACGGCCCCTCGACTACGGCCGCGTCCTCGCCGAACTGACCCTCCTCAAGATCCGCTCCGTACGCCCCGCCGACGTCCTCGCGGCCACCCTCTTCCTGCTCATGGCCGTGGCCCTCTACTCCGGCCGCTGGGCGGGCCCCGGCCACCGCTACCTCCCCGACTCCCTCCAGGACCAGAACCAGTGGGAGTGGTTCTTCGCGGTGACCGCGGACAACGTCCGCCATCTGCACAACCCCCTCTTCACCACCCTCCAGGGCTTCCCCGACGGCGTGAACCTCATGGCCAACACGGTCATGCTGGGCCTGTCGGTGCCCTTCGCGCCGATCACGCTGCTGTTCGGCCCGGCGATCTCCCTCACGCTGGTGATGACGCTGGGCCTGGCCGCGACGGCCGCCGCCTGGTACTGGCTGATCGTGAAGAGGGTCGTACGGCACCGGGTCGCCGCCTTCTTCGGCGCGGCGCTGGCGGCGTTCGCTCCCCCGATGGTCAGCCACGCCAACGCGCACCCGAACTTCATGATCCTGTTCATGGTCCCGCTGATCATCGACCGGGCGCTGCGACTGTGCGCGGGCACCCGGGTCGTACGCGACGGGATCGTGCTCGGGCTGATGGCGGCGTACCAGGTCTTCCTCGGCGAGGAGCCGCTGCTGCTCGCCTCGATGGGCATGGGGCTCTTCGCGCTCGGCTACGGCGTCGTCCGCAGGGATGTCGCGAAGGAGTCCTGGCGCCCGCTCCTGAACGGCCTGGCGATCGCCGGAGCCGTCTGCCTCCCTCTCATCCTCCTCCCGCTGTACTGGCAGTTCGCCGGGCCGCAGAGCTACAAGAGCGTGCTGCACGGCGACAACGCGGGCAACAGCCCGCTCGCCCTCCTCTCCTTCGCCGAGCGCTCACTGGTCGCCGGAAACGCGGAGACGGCGAACGCGCTCTCCCTCAACCCCACCGAGCAGAACGCCTTCTACGGCTGGCCGCTCGCCGTGTTCGCCTTCGCGGTCGTCATACGGCTCTGGGAGCAGGCCCTCGTCAAGGCGCTCGCCTTCACCACGCTCGCGGCGGCCGTCCTCTCGCTCGGCCCCAGGTTCCGCATCCCGCTGACGGACGCGGTGCTGCCCGGCCCCTGGGCCCTGCTCGCGCACAAGCCGCTCTTCGAGTCGGTGATCGAGGGGCGGGTCGCGATGATCTGCGCGCCCGCGCTGGGCATGCTCGTCGCGATCGCGATCGAACGCCTGGGCAGGGTGCGGGGTCTCGGCACGCAGTACGTCGGCTTCGTCGCCGTCGCGGCCGCGCTGATCCCGCTCGTGCCCGCGCCGCTCAAGACCGTGGACCGGGTTGACGTGCCCGCCTTCATCGCCGACGGGACGTGGCAGACGTACATCGGCGAGGGCGAGTCGCTCGTTCCGGTGCCGCTGCCCGACCCCGGCAACGCGGAGGCGCTGCACTGGCAGACGGCGGCGAACCTGGGCTTCCGCCTCCCCGGCGGCTACTTCAACGGCCCCTACGGCAAGGACCGCATCGGCATCTACGGCGCCGCGCCCCGCTTCACCTCCAACCTCCTGCGCGACATCCGCTACACCGGCCGGGCCCCGGTCATCGGCAAGAACTGGCAGGCCCAGGCGAAGCGCGACTTCGCCTTCTGGAAGGCGGGCGCCCTGGTACTGGCGCCGGGGGCCAACGACACACTGCTGCGCAGAAGCGTCGACAAGTTGGTGGGGCGGCCCGGGAAGTGGGTGGACGGGGTGTGGGTATGGGACCTGCACACGGGGAACTGA
- the eutC gene encoding ethanolamine ammonia-lyase subunit EutC — protein sequence MTDRQLTVVDSALWTPLRRHTQARIGLGRAGAALPTRHRLELQAAHAAARDAVHSPFEPEVVAGALAGFSTVRVRSAAPDRLTYLQRPDLGRRLHDTDRCLLPPDAWDVAFVVGDGLSSRAVHEHAAAVVRATAALLPAKWRVAPVVLAEQARVALGDDVARALGAAMVVVLIGERPGMSAADSLGAYLTYAPEPGVTTDADRNCLSNIRPPLGLAYETAAAKLTSLMHRARELGRTGVSLKDDSDGSLPPGTGRVGAEGAKTP from the coding sequence ATGACGGATCGTCAACTCACAGTGGTGGACTCGGCGTTGTGGACTCCGCTACGTCGTCACACGCAGGCTCGTATCGGGCTCGGGCGGGCCGGGGCCGCGCTGCCGACCCGGCACCGGCTTGAGCTCCAGGCGGCGCACGCCGCGGCCCGGGACGCGGTGCACTCGCCGTTCGAGCCCGAGGTCGTGGCGGGGGCGCTGGCGGGGTTCTCGACGGTACGCGTACGCAGTGCCGCACCCGACCGGCTCACGTATCTCCAGCGCCCCGACCTGGGCCGCCGGCTGCACGACACGGACCGCTGTCTGCTGCCCCCGGACGCGTGGGACGTGGCGTTCGTGGTCGGCGACGGGCTGTCGAGCCGGGCCGTGCACGAGCACGCGGCGGCGGTGGTGCGGGCGACGGCCGCGCTGCTGCCTGCCAAGTGGCGGGTGGCGCCGGTCGTGCTCGCCGAGCAGGCGCGGGTGGCGCTGGGGGACGACGTGGCGCGGGCGCTCGGGGCGGCGATGGTCGTGGTGCTGATCGGGGAGCGCCCCGGTATGTCCGCGGCGGACTCCCTCGGCGCGTACCTCACGTACGCCCCCGAGCCCGGCGTCACCACCGACGCCGACCGCAACTGCCTCTCCAACATCCGCCCCCCGCTGGGCCTCGCCTACGAGACGGCTGCCGCCAAGCTGACGTCACTGATGCACCGGGCCCGCGAGCTGGGCCGCACGGGGGTGTCCTTGAAGGACGACTCGGACGGGTCGCTGCCCCCTGGTACGGGTCGGGTAGGGGCGGAGGGGGCGAAAACCCCGTAG
- a CDS encoding adenylosuccinate synthase, translating into MPALVLLGAQWGDEGKGKATDLLGGSVDYVVRYQGGNNAGHTVVVGDQKYALHLLPSGILTPECTPVIGNGVVVDPSVLFSELNGLNERGVDTSKLLISGNAHIITPYNVTVDKVTERFLGKRKIGTTGRGIGPTYADKINRVGIRIQDLYDESILTQKVDAALDGKNQLLTKVFNRRAIEVEQVVEELLSYADRLKPYVADTVLILNKALEDDKVVLFEGGQGTLLDIDHGTYPFVTSSNPTAGGACTGAGVGPTKISRVIGILKAYTTRVGSGPFPTELFDADGEALRRIGGERGVTTGRDRRCGWFDAVIARYATRVNGLTDFFLTKLDVLTGWEQIPVCVAYEIDGKRVEELPYSQTDFHHAKPIYETLPGWSEDITKAKTFEDLPKNAQDYVKALEEMSGAPISAIGVGPGRDETIEINSFI; encoded by the coding sequence GTGCCCGCACTTGTGCTGCTCGGTGCTCAGTGGGGTGACGAAGGCAAGGGAAAGGCCACCGACCTGCTCGGTGGATCCGTGGACTATGTGGTGCGCTACCAGGGCGGCAACAACGCCGGCCATACGGTAGTCGTGGGCGATCAGAAGTACGCCCTCCACCTCCTCCCTTCCGGAATCCTCACGCCGGAGTGCACTCCGGTGATCGGAAACGGAGTCGTCGTCGACCCGTCGGTCCTGTTCTCCGAGCTGAACGGACTGAACGAGCGCGGCGTCGACACGTCGAAGCTCTTGATCAGCGGTAACGCGCACATCATCACGCCGTACAACGTCACTGTCGACAAGGTGACGGAACGCTTCCTCGGGAAGCGCAAGATCGGCACGACCGGACGTGGCATCGGCCCGACCTACGCGGACAAGATCAACCGCGTCGGCATCCGCATCCAGGACCTGTACGACGAGTCGATCCTGACGCAGAAGGTCGATGCGGCGCTGGACGGCAAGAACCAGCTCCTCACCAAGGTCTTCAACCGCCGCGCCATCGAGGTGGAGCAGGTCGTCGAGGAGCTGCTGAGCTACGCGGACCGGCTGAAGCCGTATGTCGCGGACACGGTCCTGATCCTGAACAAGGCCCTTGAGGACGACAAGGTGGTCCTCTTCGAGGGCGGCCAGGGCACGCTCCTCGACATCGACCACGGCACGTATCCGTTCGTGACGTCGTCGAACCCGACCGCGGGTGGCGCGTGCACCGGTGCGGGTGTCGGCCCGACCAAGATCAGCCGGGTCATCGGCATCCTGAAGGCGTACACGACCCGTGTCGGCTCCGGTCCCTTCCCGACCGAGCTGTTCGACGCGGACGGCGAGGCGCTGCGCCGTATCGGCGGCGAGCGGGGTGTCACCACCGGCCGTGACCGCCGCTGCGGCTGGTTCGACGCGGTGATCGCCCGCTATGCGACCCGGGTGAACGGCCTGACGGACTTCTTCCTGACCAAGCTCGACGTGCTCACCGGCTGGGAGCAGATCCCGGTCTGCGTGGCCTACGAGATCGACGGCAAGCGCGTCGAGGAGCTCCCGTACTCCCAGACCGACTTCCACCACGCGAAGCCGATCTACGAGACCCTCCCGGGCTGGTCCGAGGACATCACCAAGGCCAAGACGTTCGAGGACCTCCCGAAGAACGCCCAGGACTACGTGAAGGCGCTGGAGGAGATGTCCGGCGCCCCGATCTCCGCGATCGGCGTGGGCCCGGGCCGCGACGAGACGATCGAGATCAACTCGTTCATCTAG
- a CDS encoding diacylglycerol kinase — protein sequence MTEVAASDQLLVVIDPVARLSDGESVRIAKDVLSAGASAKVCLPEGPEEFARALARRGSRRPVVVGDDRALLRAVSLLHRQRELATCGLSVVPVGGALSLARALGVPTGAVAAARTVLEGTERRLDLLVDDSDGVVLGALRIPAAGGSAPVETAEGAAAGAGHPWLRTCQSLVRTLAARPARVASVPGPGGASRPVRLRVEVDGVTVVDLDQPVEALSVTPGASGGAEVEIHPLSVGAAVSPLLAVGHRVTVSGPDFRYRADSVTSGPVRTRTWTVREGAWGLTLPG from the coding sequence ATGACCGAGGTGGCGGCTTCCGACCAGCTTCTGGTGGTCATCGACCCGGTCGCCCGTCTCAGTGACGGTGAGTCGGTACGGATCGCAAAAGACGTGCTCAGCGCGGGTGCGAGCGCCAAAGTGTGCCTCCCCGAGGGGCCCGAGGAATTCGCCCGCGCACTGGCCCGAAGAGGGTCTCGGCGGCCGGTCGTGGTCGGCGACGACCGCGCTCTGCTGCGCGCGGTGTCCCTGCTGCACCGGCAGCGAGAACTCGCCACGTGCGGGCTCTCCGTCGTGCCCGTCGGGGGTGCCCTCTCGCTCGCGCGGGCCCTCGGGGTGCCCACGGGGGCCGTGGCGGCGGCCCGGACCGTCCTGGAGGGGACGGAACGGCGGCTCGATCTGCTGGTGGACGACAGTGACGGGGTGGTGCTGGGAGCGCTGCGGATACCCGCTGCGGGTGGTTCGGCGCCGGTGGAGACCGCGGAGGGTGCGGCCGCGGGCGCCGGGCATCCGTGGCTTCGTACCTGCCAGTCGCTCGTGCGCACGCTGGCGGCGCGGCCTGCGCGGGTCGCCTCCGTGCCCGGACCCGGGGGTGCGTCCCGGCCTGTGCGGCTGCGGGTCGAGGTCGACGGCGTGACCGTCGTCGACCTCGACCAGCCCGTGGAGGCGCTGTCGGTGACGCCGGGGGCCTCCGGCGGCGCGGAGGTCGAGATCCACCCGCTGTCCGTCGGCGCGGCCGTCTCCCCGCTCCTGGCCGTCGGGCACCGCGTCACCGTCTCCGGGCCCGACTTCCGCTACCGGGCGGACTCGGTGACCAGCGGCCCGGTACGGACCCGGACGTGGACGGTGCGGGAGGGGGCTTGGGGGCTTACGTTGCCGGGGTGA
- a CDS encoding aspartate aminotransferase family protein yields MTPQPNPQVGAAVKAADRAHVFHSWSAQELIDPLAVAGAEGSYFWDYEGKRYLDFTSGLVFTNIGYQHPKVVAAIQEQAATLSTFAPAFAVEARSEAARLIAERTPGDLDKIFFTNGGAEAVENATRMARLHTGRPKVLSAYRSYHGATSTAINLTGDPRRWPNDSGAAGVVHFWAPFLYRSPFHSETEQQESERALQHLEDTIVFEGPATIAAIILETIPGTAGIMTPPPGYLTGVRDICDRYGIVLILDEVMAGFGRTGKWFAADHYGVVPDLMTFAKGVNSGYVPLGGVAISGAIAETFAKRPYPGGLTYSGHPLACAAAVATINVMEEEDVVGQAARIGESVIGPGLRELASRHPSVGEVRGTGVFWALELVKDRETREPLVPYNAAGAANAPMAAFGAAAKAHGLWPFINMNRTHVVPPCNVSEAEAKEGLSALDAALSVADEHTV; encoded by the coding sequence ATGACCCCTCAGCCCAATCCCCAGGTCGGCGCCGCTGTGAAGGCCGCGGACCGTGCGCATGTGTTCCACTCCTGGTCCGCGCAGGAGCTCATCGACCCGCTCGCCGTCGCCGGCGCGGAGGGGTCGTACTTCTGGGACTACGAAGGCAAGCGGTATCTGGACTTCACCAGCGGGCTCGTCTTCACCAACATCGGGTACCAGCACCCGAAGGTCGTCGCCGCGATCCAGGAACAGGCCGCAACCCTGTCCACGTTCGCGCCCGCCTTCGCCGTCGAGGCCCGGTCGGAGGCGGCCCGGCTGATCGCCGAGCGGACCCCCGGCGACCTCGACAAGATCTTCTTCACCAACGGTGGCGCGGAGGCCGTCGAGAACGCCACCCGCATGGCCCGGCTGCACACCGGCCGCCCGAAGGTGCTCTCCGCCTACCGCTCGTACCACGGCGCCACCTCCACCGCGATCAACCTCACCGGTGACCCGCGGCGCTGGCCGAACGACAGCGGCGCGGCCGGGGTCGTGCACTTCTGGGCGCCCTTCCTGTACCGCTCGCCCTTCCATTCCGAGACTGAGCAGCAGGAGTCCGAGCGGGCGCTGCAGCACCTGGAAGACACCATCGTCTTCGAGGGGCCGGCCACCATCGCCGCGATCATCCTGGAGACCATTCCGGGGACCGCCGGGATCATGACGCCGCCGCCCGGATACCTCACCGGTGTCCGTGACATCTGCGACCGGTACGGGATCGTCCTCATCCTCGACGAGGTCATGGCCGGGTTCGGGCGGACCGGAAAGTGGTTCGCCGCCGACCACTACGGCGTCGTACCGGACCTCATGACCTTCGCCAAGGGCGTGAACTCCGGCTACGTGCCCCTCGGCGGCGTCGCCATCTCCGGCGCGATCGCGGAGACGTTCGCCAAGCGGCCCTACCCCGGTGGTCTCACCTACTCCGGGCACCCGCTCGCCTGCGCGGCCGCCGTCGCCACCATCAACGTGATGGAGGAGGAGGACGTCGTCGGGCAGGCCGCGCGCATCGGCGAGAGCGTGATCGGTCCCGGGCTGCGGGAGCTGGCGTCCCGCCACCCGAGCGTGGGCGAGGTGCGGGGTACCGGTGTGTTCTGGGCGCTGGAGCTGGTGAAGGACCGGGAGACCCGGGAGCCGCTCGTCCCCTACAACGCCGCCGGGGCCGCCAACGCGCCGATGGCGGCGTTCGGAGCCGCGGCGAAGGCCCACGGACTGTGGCCCTTCATCAACATGAACCGCACCCACGTCGTGCCGCCCTGCAACGTCTCCGAGGCCGAGGCCAAGGAGGGGCTCTCCGCCCTGGACGCGGCGCTGTCCGTGGCGGACGAGCACACCGTGTGA
- a CDS encoding GntR family transcriptional regulator, producing MPGTGGNGAVTRSTLRQQIADALRDEVLAGRLQPGQEFTVKEIAEQYGVSATPVREALVDLSAQGLLDSVQHRGFQVHEYSLADYREMIEARSLVTDGIFRSARAQHLEDPRTAAALAGVRRRGEEAQRAACAGDLNILIGYDLRFWRELSGLFGNSYLSDFLHRLRVQSWVCAVQHLRRVTDLKGRLWSQHTELVDALVEHDADGAHAIVIDYNTHALALIEDLAAASGAVKSGESAVTDGSTG from the coding sequence ATGCCCGGCACCGGCGGCAATGGCGCCGTAACCCGTAGCACCCTGCGGCAGCAGATCGCGGACGCGCTCCGTGACGAGGTGCTGGCCGGCCGGCTCCAGCCGGGCCAGGAGTTCACGGTGAAGGAGATCGCCGAGCAGTACGGCGTCTCCGCGACACCCGTCCGCGAGGCCCTGGTCGACCTGTCGGCGCAGGGCCTCCTGGACTCCGTCCAGCACCGCGGCTTCCAGGTGCACGAGTACTCGCTCGCCGACTACCGCGAGATGATCGAGGCCCGCAGCCTGGTCACCGACGGGATCTTCCGCAGCGCCCGGGCACAGCACCTGGAGGACCCCCGTACCGCGGCCGCCCTCGCCGGGGTCCGGCGCCGCGGCGAGGAGGCCCAGCGCGCGGCCTGCGCCGGCGACCTGAACATCCTCATCGGCTACGACCTCCGCTTCTGGCGCGAGCTCAGCGGCCTCTTCGGCAACTCCTACCTCTCCGACTTCCTGCACCGGCTGCGCGTGCAGTCCTGGGTCTGCGCGGTGCAGCACCTGCGCCGGGTGACCGACCTGAAGGGCCGGCTCTGGTCGCAGCACACGGAGCTGGTGGACGCGCTCGTGGAGCACGACGCGGACGGCGCGCACGCCATCGTGATCGACTACAACACGCACGCCCTCGCTCTCATCGAGGACCTGGCCGCCGCCTCCGGAGCCGTGAAGTCCGGTGAATCCGCCGTAACCGATGGATCCACCGGATGA
- a CDS encoding NUDIX hydrolase — MPGQETYSRRSARVVLIDAADRVLLLKIHVDPDTPGLGHSWWTPGGGVEDGEELAEAAARELWEEVGLSVAPGALMPQVAETSGYADLGWAEGLFQDTFFHYRVATHQVDIGGQNAHELRYHAGHHWWTLDELAATDDTIRPRGLHGLAADLIAGRTPAEPIRLPWHH, encoded by the coding sequence ATGCCCGGCCAAGAGACCTACTCCCGCCGGTCCGCCCGAGTCGTCCTGATCGACGCGGCGGATCGCGTGCTGCTGCTCAAGATCCACGTCGATCCGGACACCCCCGGGCTCGGCCACAGCTGGTGGACGCCCGGCGGAGGCGTGGAGGACGGCGAGGAGTTGGCGGAGGCTGCCGCCCGCGAGCTGTGGGAGGAGGTCGGACTGTCCGTCGCGCCGGGCGCCCTCATGCCGCAGGTCGCCGAAACGTCCGGGTATGCCGATCTCGGGTGGGCCGAGGGGCTGTTCCAGGACACCTTCTTCCACTACCGGGTCGCCACCCATCAGGTCGACATCGGCGGCCAGAACGCGCACGAGCTCAGGTACCACGCGGGGCACCACTGGTGGACCCTGGACGAGCTCGCGGCGACCGACGACACCATCCGCCCGCGCGGCCTGCACGGCCTGGCGGCCGACCTGATCGCCGGCCGCACACCCGCTGAGCCGATCCGGCTCCCCTGGCACCACTGA